The DNA sequence GGTCGACTCTGACCAGGCTCGACGCGGTGATCTCTCGAACAACATCCCGTACGGGTTGATGAGGAAGTGGTGGCTGGCGCCCGGCACCCGGGCAGAGATGTGGGTGAACACCAGATCGTCCCAGCCGTAGCGCGCCACCAGCCGGTAGCACGCGGCCAGATCGACCCGGGTCTGCCACTCGTCGCTGCTGACCTGACCGCGGACCGAGTCGGAGCTGCTCATGATCCGGGTGTCGCAGCTTCCGCATCCATCCGCAAGGCGGTCGTCCACGGCAGCGGGATCAGGTCGTCGATGGCCAGCCGCAGGTGCGGGTGGCTGCGGTGCTGGGCCACGTCACCGCGCCGCCGCACGCCCATCGACGCCCAGTGCCCGAGCGCCGGGTCGCGGTCACCGAACACCTCGATGCAGCCCTGCTCGAGATCGACGATCCAGTACTCGTCGATCGGGGCGTGCGCGTACAGGAGCCGCTTGGGCCCGCGGTCCTTGTCGAGGGACGCGCCCGCGACCTCGATCACCAGCAGCGTCCGATGACGACCACCATCCCAGTGCGAGGTCGCCGTGGTCACCGCCAGGTCCGGCCGCGGCGCCGAGAACTCGCCCAGCGGCAGCGGCGTCTGACCAGCACCCGACCGGTGGCCGCCACCTGGGTCCGCAGCCGCGCCGCCGCCTGGGCCACGACCTGATCGTGCCAGGGGTCGACGGTCCCGACCTCGACCAGCGCACCGTGGATCAGCTCGATCTCCTCGTCGTCGAACGCCCCGCCCTTGGCCAGGTGCTCGTACTCCGCGCGTCGCAGCGGCCGGATCCGCACCGCGCCCTCGCCCGTCGCCCCATCGATGATCTGCAGCACATGACCTCCCCGCGCCGCCCAGCCTGACGCCACCACCACCGCCACTGCAGCCCGCGTGCCCGCCGCAACCCCGCGACCGCCCGTCGCCCCGCGCCGGATCATGTCCGGATCCCGGACAATCGTCCGGCCGGCCGGACGCCACCGTCGGACACCGGACAGCGCCGACGATGGCGAGGCGGGGCCTGGCCTGACGCCTCCATCGTACCGGCGCCGGCGCGCGCCGTCAGTTCTTGCTCGCCTTGCCGTCCTTGAACTTCCAGCTCTGGCCGTCCTCGAGCGTCTTGGTCGGGAACGTGACCGTGCCGCCGACGATGTCGCACGACTTGCTCGTCGAGTGGAACGTGTAGGTGGCGGTCGTCGAGGCGCGGACCTCGACCGACTTGCTGCTGCCGCTGCACTTGAGCTCGATCGTGTGGGTCTTCGAGTCGTTGTTGTAGACGCGGATCGAACCGGCGGCGGCGGTGCCAGCGGTGAGCGCGACGACGGCGGCGGCCAGGAGCAGGGGCTTCATCGGGGTCCTCTCTCGAGCGGGTGACGAGCGACGGTTCGCCCCAGCGTCGCACGCCGCCCGACGCCCGGCACCTCACACGCCTCTCACCCGCCGCGATCAGGGCCGGGTGGCGCGCCAGGCGCGGGTGACGCCGTCGCGCTCGACCGTCCCGACCAGCGCGTCGCCGTCGACCGCCCCGGCGTAGCGGGCCGCCCCGGCGCGGAACTCGAACCGCGCCCTGCGGACGCGGCTGTCGGCGATCTCGACCGGGGTCGCGCTGTCATCGACCGTGCCGGTCAGCACCTGGTACGTCTGGGCCAGGGCCAGCGTGCCGGTGGTGGCCCGCCACGCGCCTCGATCCGCCGGGACGATCCACAGGCGGGCTGACCGCCAGCCGTCGGTGGCGACCGACGCGATCCCGTCCGCCGCCCACTCGGCCATCGCCCAGGCGTTCGAGACGATCCGGGTCCCCGGCGTCAGCGCGAGCAGGCGCGGCCGCAGGGTGCGGTTGACCGCGGGCCCCAGGAACAACGTGATCACTGTCGCGCGCGACAGATCGGCCTCGAACAGATCGGCCTGCGCGAACTCGGCCAGGTGCGCGACGCCAGCGGCGATGGCGTTGCGGCGTGCGGTCGCGATCAGCTCCGGGTTCGACTCGACGCCGAGGCCGCGCGCCCCGCGCTGCGCGGCGGCGATGACGATCACGCCGTCGCCGGCGCCCAGATCGATCAGCTCGTCGGCGGCCGTGACCTGGGCCAGGTCGAGCATCGCGGCGACCACCGCCGGCGACGTCGGCAGCCAGATCGCCACGCCGCCATGGCGGCCCATGCGGCTGGCGAACGCCGCGGTCGCGCCGTGCGCACCGAGCAGCGTCGTCGTGTCGGCCAGGTGGCGGTGCTGGGTGTAGGTGGCGGTGACGCGGGCGGCCCGGCTGGCGCCGATGCCGGGGATCGTGAGCAGCGCGCCGCCGGCTCGGCCTCGATCACCCGCAGCGCGTCGGCCCCGAGCTGCGCGACGATCCGGCGCGCCAGGTCGCGGCCGATCCCAGGGAAGAAGCCCGGAGCGCGGCGGCGGCGCGCCGGGCTCGCTCGACGCCGACACCGCGGCGGACGTCGGGGCGCCGCACGCGCCGCGGTTCGTTGGCGCCGGCCTCTGCCCAGGCCCGCGCGCACGCGCGCTACCCCCGGCGCCAGGTCCGCTACGGCGCGCGCTCGAGCAGCGGGGCGCAGGTCGAGACGCCGGCGCCGACGATCCGCATCGGCAGGTCGGTGGCCACCTCCTCCTGCGCGCCGGTCTTCATGTGGACCGCGTGCACGCTCGAGGTGCCGTCGGCGGTGGTGAAGACGTAGAACACGCCGCCCCAGTGCGCGAAGGCGTACGACGACACGTGGGCCTCGCCGCCGGTGAGCGGTCCACCGCGACCCGCGGGCTGGCCGGTCGTGGGGTCGAGCTCCTGGATGACGCCGCGCCCGGGCGCCGGGAAGTACGCGAACAGGCGCCCGTCGCCGGTGCCGGTGAGCTCGGTGGTAGCCGTCGGCCGTGAACGTCGCGATCGGCCGCCACGTCGGCGGGGCCGTGGTCGGGTCGAGCGTGGCCAGGGTCTTGGTGCGCGTGTCGTCGAGGCCGGCCGCGACGAACAGCCGCTCGGTCGTGGCCTTCGGGCCGTCGGTGACGAAGCCCATGCCGAACGTCCGCGGCGCGCCCCGCGGCGCCGCCCCGGTCGCCGCGCACCGGCCGTCGATGATCGAGGCGCGGTGGACCTGGCCGTTCTGGTAGCCGAGCCACGCGACGCCGACGCGATCGACCGCCATCGAGTTCACCGAGCGCGACGGATCGCACGCCAGCGCCGCGACCTTGTGGAACGGATCGTCGGGGAGCTTGCGCGGATCGAACGAGTACAGGTTCGCGTCGTCGTCGACGACGAGACCAGCTCGACGTCCTGAGCGCGCAGGTGTCGACGCACGCGCCGTCGCTGCACGCGCCCCGGCAGGTCTCGAGCGTGGCGCCGGGCGTGCCGTCGGCCTGGCACTGCACGACGTCGTCGCCGACGCACGCGCGCGCCCCGGGCTGACAGCGCGGCGCGACCGCCGCGGGCGCCCCCGTCGGGTCGCGCCGCTCGGTGGCGGGGCCGACGCCGACTCGCGGCCCTTGCACGAGCCGACCAGGGACAGGACCGCGAGCACGAGCGCACGTCGCATCGCCCGACGATGCCACGCCGCCCGGCCCGCGGCGGGCGGTCAGGCCGCGAGGTCGCGTCGCCACGGCCGCGATCCGCCCCCGCGCCGCCGCGCGCGAGCCACCGGGACCCGATCTGCCAGCTCCGCGCGACGAAGACGCCGTCGAGGTGGACGCATGCGAGCAGCAGCGCATCGCTCCTCGCGCCGGCCGGCGCGTCGAGCTCCGACGCCGCCGCGGGTCTCCAGCCAGGCGACGCCCGTGCGACGTCGCGCCGCGCGCCGAGCCCGAACCGCCGCAGCTTCCCGAGCTCCAGCGGCGCCGAGGCGTCGCCCAGGCCGAGCGCCACCTCGAACCACCTCCGCGCCTGGACGTAGCGCCCGGCGTGCTTGTACGAGAGCCCGACGCCGAGGGCGCAGCCGGCATCGCCCAGCCGCGCGCCGCGGCCCACATCCGCCGGGCCGCCGCCGGATCGCGCCGGACGCCACGCCCGGCGTCCAGGTGAAACGCGAGCGCCGCGATGCACGACGGGTCGCGTAGCGCCGCGCCCTGGCGATAGAGCGCCACCGCCCGCCGGAGGCCTCGTCCGCCGCGGGCCGCGAGCGCCTGCCCGCGCCGCCATAGCGCGTCGCCGTCGGGCGCGCCGCGTCCGTCACCGCGTCCGTCATGTCTGCTGCGCTTCGTCATGCGCCGACCATATCGTGCGGACCGCGGCGTGGCGTGGACGACCCAGGCGGCCCCTGGGACGCCGGTGGACGCGCGCATGAGACACGCCCACGTCCGAGCCCGTGAAGTACGCGCCGCGCAGCCCGACGCCGGCGCCCGCGTCACGGTCCGTGGGGCTCCACCGCTGGCGCGCCGAGACGCACGCGCCGCGCGCGTCAGTTGCAGTACGTGATCCGCAGGTACGGCCGGTTGGTGCCCACGTCCGAGCCCGTGAAGTACGCGTACGTGTACGCGGTGTTGGTGTTGTCGAGGCCGAACGTGAGCGAGTTGTCGACGAGGTCGGCGGTCCAGCTCCGGCTGCTGATCGTGATCGGGAACGCGTTGTACGCGTTCACCGTCGGCGCGACCGGGTTGCCGACCTGGGCGGTCGTGCGCGGCAGCGCCGCCTGGGTGACCGTGGCGCGCGTCCAGTTGTTCCCGCTCGAGTACTGGACCCGCACGGTCGGCGTGGCCGAGACCGTGGTCGCGTACGCGTTGACGGTCATCGCCGAGATCGAGGCCGTGTCCGGGATGCTCGTCATGTCGAAGTGGAGCCAGCCGGTGATGTCGCACGGTGAGCCGCCGCCGCAGTCGCCGGTGGGGTTGTTGTACGCGCGGGCGTTGTTGTCGCGGTAGACGTTGCCGGCGGCCTGGGGGTACTGGATCGAGACCGACTGCGTGGCGTACAGATCGACGGTCTGCGTGGTGCACCCGGCGCTGAACGTGGCCGTGACGCCGGTCGGGCCGGCGATCGAGATCACGCAGGTGCCCGTGCCGGTGCACCCGCCCGACCAGCCCGTGAAGGTGTGGCCGGTCGTGGGGGTCGCGGTCAGCGTGACCGAGGTGCCGTAGTTGAACGACGCGGCGCAGGTCCCGCCGCAGCTGATGCCGGCCGGGCTCGACGTCACGGTCCCGGTGCCGGTCCCAGCCTTGGTGACCGTCAGCGTGTAGGGGACGAGCGTGAACGTCGCCGTCACGCTGCGCGCCTGGGTCATCGTCACGAGGCACGCGCCGGTGCCGGTGCAGGCGCCGCTCCAGCCGGCGAAGGACGACCCGGTGGCCGCGGTGGCGCTCAGCGCGACGGCGGTGCCCGAGGTGTACGAGCGGCTGCAGGTGGAGCCGCAGTTGATGCCGGCCGGGCTCGACGTCACGGTCCCGGTCCCGTTGCCGGCCCTCGTGACCGTCAGCGTGTACGTGTTGAGCGTGAAGGTCGCGGTGACCATCGTGGCGGCGTTGACCGTGACGCTGCAGGCCCCGGTCCCGGTGCACGCGCCGCTCCAGCCGGCGAAGGTCGAGTCGGACGCGGCCGTCGCCGTCAGGGCGACGACGGTGCCCGGGGCGTACGCCTCGCTGCAGTCGCTGCCGCAGTTGATGCCGGCCGGCGACGAGGTCACCGTGCCGGTGCCGGTGCCCGCGGTGGTGACGACGAGGGAGTTGTTGGAGGCGAACGACGCCTGCACGGTCAGGTCGGACGTCAGGGTCACCGAGCAGATGCCGGTCCCGGTGCACCCGCCGCCGGTCCAGCCCAGGAACGTGACCCCGGCGCCCGGCGACGCGGTCAGCACCACGGTCGTGCCGTCGGCGTAGGCCTCGGTGCAGTCGGTGCCGCAGTCGATGCCGGCCGGGGCCGAGGTGACGGTGCCCATGCCCCGCCCGCGGTCGTCACGGTCAGCGTCCGCTGGATCGGCACGAACGTGGCGGTGACGGTCGTGTCCGCCGTCAGCGTCACGACGCACGGCGCGGTGCCGGTGCAGCCGCCGCCCGACCAGCCCGAGAACGTCGAGCTCGCGTCGGCCGTGGCGATCACGGTCACCATCGTCCCCGCGGGCTGGGCCAGCGTGCAGGCGGTGCCGCAGTCGATGCCCGCCGGGCTCGACGTGACGGTCCCGGTGCCGCTGCCGGCGAGCGCGACGGTCAGCGTGACGTCGACCGGCGGTGCGTCGATGGGATCACCCGTCGTCGCGTCGGGGCTCGAGGCGACCGAGCCGCAGGCAGCCAGCGCGAGCGCGGCGGCCAGGCCCAGGGTGAGGGAAAGCGAGGACGCATAGGGGAACCGCATGGCCGCATCCTACCCGGCGGCCCGGCCGGTTCGATACGATTCTTCGCACGATCGTTTGTGCGCAAACTAACCCCCGGGGCCGACGCCTGGCGGCCTCGGCCCCGCGCGGCCATCGACGGCGGCGCAGGCTGCGCGATGGCAGGTCTCGGGCCACGTCCCGGGGTAGGCTGGGCGGGTGAGCAAGGCCTTCACCAAGGAGTCCGAGGACCTCCCCGAGCCGCCGGTGCGGCGCCGCGGGGTGCCGGTGCCGGAGTTCAACCTGGTCACCCCCGACGGGCTCGCCGCGGCGCGCGCCGAGCTCGAGGAGCTGACCCGGCGGGGCGGCGACCCCGATCGGCTCCGGGCGCTGACCGATCACCTCGCGACGGCGCAGGCGGTGGAGCCCGGGGATCTCGACGAGGTCGGGCTCGGCGCGACGGTCACCGTCGAGGACGACGACGGCCAGCGCCGGCAGTACCGGATCGTCGGCGCGATCGAGGGCCGATCCGAAGCGCGGCTGGCTCGGCGCGGAGTCACCGCTCGCGCAGGCGCTGTGGGGCGCGCGGATCGGCGATCAGGTCGCGCTGCCGCGCGGGGACGTCGAGGTCGTCGCGATCAGCTACGCGCGTCCGCCGCGGGCGTGAGGTCGAGCCGGTCGCGGCCATCACGGGCGCTGGGGCGATGACCGTGCGCCGCTCGTCGCCGGGGGGCACCAGCGCATCGGTCTGGACCGGTCGCCGCCGGTCCAGCCGCGCGCCGTCATGCCGCTCGTTGCCAGACGTCGGCCCGCCGCGTGGTCCAGAGTCGCCCGACGCATGGCGAACCTGGATCCGGCCGCGGCGAAGGACGAGCACCCGCTCACCTATGACGAGCAGCTCGGGCGCAAGGACGCGCTCGACGCCCACGCGCTGGTGCTCGGGCTGCGCGACGGGCGCGCGGTGGTCCGCGCCAACGCGGCGCTCGGCCTGGCGGCGCTCGGTCACACCGGCGCCGACCTGGTGCCGTTCCTGCGCGACAGCCACCCGGTCGCCGCGCGCGCAGCGGCCGAGGCGATCGGCCACCTCGGCGCGGCGCAGCGCGCCCACCTGGTCGCGATCGCGGCGGCGCTCGACGGCGCGCGGCCCGAGGTCGTCGAGCTGATCGTCACGATGCTCGCCACGCTGGTCGGCCACGCCGACGCCGAGCTGCTCGCGGTGCTCGACACCACCGACGCGATCGCGGCCCGCGCGGTGATCGAGGCGTGCGCGCGGGTCGGCGTGCGCGGCCTGCAGCTCTTGCAACGCGCGGCCAGCGACGAGCGCGCGCGCGTGCGGTTCAACGCGGTCCGCGGCGTCGGCCAGCTCGCCGACCTCGAGCCGGTCACCTCGATCGAGGTCATGCGCGCGGTCGCGTACGCGGACGAGGTGTCCGACGTCCGGGCCGCGGCGCTGGCGGCGATCGCCGGGTACCGTCGCGCACGCGCGGCGAGGCGGCGGCGCGGCGCAAGGCCGGCCAGCCGGTGCCGCCCGCGGTCCCCGAGCTGACGACCCGCGCGCTCACGCCCGACGAGCTGCGGGCAAGGCCGCGGCGCTGCGCCGCTCGACGAGCTCCTGCGCGCGCTGACCGACGCGCGCGTCGAGATCCGCCTCAACGCGGTGCACGTGCTCGCGCTCCAGGGCCCCGCCGCCGCCGCCGCCGCGGCGCCGCTGGCGGTCGCGGCCCGCGACGTCGATCCGACGGTGCGCGCCGAGAGCGCGCGGGCGATCGGCGCGCTCGGCGACGCCGGCGTGCTCGCGGCGCCGGCCCTGGTCCGGGCGCTCGGCGACGACGCCGCCGCGGTGATCGCCGCGGCCGAGGCCGTGCTCGAGGACCACGGCGCCGCCGCCACCGCGGCGCTCCTCGACGGCCTGAGCGTCGCGCGCAGCCCCACGGCGCCCGGGTCGCGGCGCTGCTCGGCGCGCTCCCGGACGGTCCCGCGCTGCTCCGCGACGCTCGCCAGCACCTCCGTCGACGTCCGGGTCAACGCCGCGCTCGGCCTCGGCGCGCTCGGCCCCGCCCGCGCCGGCGGCGCCGTGCCGGCGCTGTTCGCGGCGACCCGCGGCGGCAACGCCCGGGTCCGCGTCGCGATCGAGCGGGCGGTCGCGCAGCTCGCGCCCCGGCCCGATCGGTCGCCGCCGCCGCTGGCGATCGACGGCTTCGACGCGCGCGCGTGCTCACCGAGGCCGAGCTGGCCAAGCACCAGGCCGCGCTCGCCGCCGTCGGGGTCGCCGGGCTGGTGCCGCGGCTCGGCGACGCGCACGTCGCGGTCCGCGCCAACACCGCGCTGGCGTTCGGCGTCCTCGGCGACGCGCCGGGCGGGCTCGACGCGCTCGCGATCTGTCTGCGCGACGACGCCGCCGAGGTCCGCCTGGGCGCGGCGCTGGCGCTGGCCCGGCTCGGCGACGCCGCGATCGCCGCCTGCGCCGACGGCCTGGTCCAGGCGCTCGGCCGCGCCGACGCGCCGCTGGCCGCGCAGCTCGTCACGATGCTGCGGGCCTCGACCCAGCCGGCGATCGCCGACGCGCTGGCCCGCGCGCTCGACACCCCCGACGATCACCGGGCGCGCCAGCTGCTCGAGCTGATCGGCGCGCGCGCCGACGCCGCCGACGTGCTCGGCGCCGCCTTCGCCAGCCCCGGCGCCCAGGCCCACGCCGCCCGCGGCCTCGTCACGCTCGGCGCGGCGCACCTCGGCGGCGGCCGCGCCGTGCTCGAGCGCGCGCGCACCGACAGCTCGGCCCGGGTGCGCGAGCTGGCGCGCACGACGCTCCTGGCGATCGACGGCGTCCCGGCCGCGCCGCCGGTGCCCGCGGTCCCCGGCTTCGAGACCGAGGTCCTCGCGCACAAGGCGTTCGCGAAGCTCCACGTCGAGGCGTCGGCGCTGCTGGCGTTCATCACCGACGGCCGCCCGCGCTGCGCGCCAACGCCGCGACCGGGCTCGGCGCGCTCGGCGCCGCCGCCTCGCCGCACGCGCTCACCGTCGCCGCGCTGCTCCGCGACGACGACGAGCAGGTCCGCGTCGCCGCCGCCCGCGCGCTCGATCAGCTCGGCGACGCCGCCGTCGTCGAGGCCGCCGCGCACCTGGTCGGCGCGCTCGGCGGCAGCCCGGCCGTCGCCGAGGCCTGCCACGCCGCCCTCGCCGCGCGCGCCGCGCGGGTCCAGGCCGCCCTGCTCGCCGGCCTCGAGACCTCCGACGAGACCCACGGCGTGCGGGTCGCCGAGCTGATCTGCGGCCTGCCCGACGCCCGCGCGCTGCTGTTCGCCGCGTTCGACGGCCCCGCCCAGAACGTGCAGATCAACGCCGCCTTCGGCATCGCCACGCTCGGCGCCAAGGTCGCCGGGCCCGACGGCCGCCGGCGTCTGCTCGACGGCCTGCTCGGCCCGCCGACGCGCCGCCGCCACGCCATGGTCAAGGCGCTGCGGCTGCTCGGCCCCGAGCCCACGGGTCGCTAGAGCACCGACCGGGCGTTCGTGATCCGTCCACGCCGTCGAGGCGCGCCAGCGGCGAGGCACGACGACGACGGGCTACGGCCGGTGTCGCGAGGAGTTCGAACGAAGCCCACGGAGATGGATCGGCCGGGTTCCCACAGGCGCAAAGCGACCTGAAGGGATCGCGGCGGGTTCAGCATGATCCGGTCGGGGCGCTAGAGGTCGTCGAGCCAGCCGGCGCCGTCCCAGCGGATGATCTGCGGGTCGGCGCCGCCGACGCCGTCGCGGCCGACCGCCCACATGCGGTCGCCGCGGTGATCGATCGCGATCAGCTGGTCGGTGAGCGCGTCGCCGCTGTAGTAGGTCCACGCGCCGCCGGCGTACTTCGACGTGCCGCTCGCCGGGCGCCCGGCCTCGCTGCTGCCGACCACCCAGGCCCCGTCGACGGCGTCGGGCGCGCCGGCGGCGACGTCGGTGAGCCGGCTGCACTCGGTCGGCGCGCCGGCGACCGGGGCCCAGGCCATGCCGTCGCGGCGCGCCAGGCCGGCGATCCCGCACGCGGCGCCCGCCGGGTGATCGACGCCGACCGCCCAGATGTTGGCGCCGCCGCTGCCGTGCAGCGCCGAGAAGCTGGCGACGCCGTAGTACCGCGTGTTGCGCAGCTCGAGCTGCCACGTCGCGGTGGTCGGCGCCCAGCGATAGACGATCCCGGAGCTGCCGTCGTACGAAGGGTTGCCGGGGTACGGCGCCGGCTCGGTGCCGGCGATCCAGACGTCGTCGCTCGACGCGCTCCACACCGCCAGCAGCGTCTTGTCGGCCGGCAGATCGCGGCTGACCCAGGCCCCGCCGTCGAAGTGGCGCACCGTGCCCGCGGCGCCGACCAGCCAGACGTCATCGGGGCCCGTGCCCCAGATGCCGGCGAGCGCCGCGGTGGCGCCGACCGCGACCGACGTGAAGGCCGCGCCGTCGTAGTGGACCACCGCGCCAGCGGTGCCGACCAGCCAGACATCGTCGTCGGCGCTGCCCCACACCGCGCGCCAGTCGGTCGCGGCGTCGACCACGGTCCAGCACCACGCGCCGCTCGCGTCGGTGCGCACGCCGACCGCGCCGCCGGCGCCGACCGCGACGACCGTCGCCGGGCCGACCCAGACGTCGGCGAGCTCGAGCGGCGCCCCGGGCGTGAGCGCGCCGCAGGTCGCCGACACCTGCAGCGCGAGATCGAAGACCAGGTCGCTCGAGCTCGCGCTCGCCTGGTGGACCTCGACCGCGAGGACGTTGGTGCCGGCCACCAGCAGGCCCTTGCCCGCGGTCCAGTCGAGGGTCACGTAGTTGTTGCCGGTCTCGTACCCGGGCGCCAGCGTCGCGGCCGTGATCGGCCCCGCCGGCATCGACGCCCGACCGAGCTCGACGCCGTTGAGGTACGCGACGAAGCCGTCGTCGTAGATCGCCTCGCCGACGAGCGCGGTCACCGCCGCCGGATCGGCGACCGCGAACGACGTGACGAAGTAGGTCGTGAGGTGCTTGCTCGCGCCTGGGCCCGTACGACACCGGGGTCTGCAGGTAGCTCTCGCCGTAGCCGAGCGGCGCGGCGCCCGTGTGCCAGCCGGCCCCGGGGCTGGCCTGGGTGCGCCACGCGGTGCCTTGATCGCCGCCGTCGTCCCAGTAGCTCCACGTCGCGCCGCGCGGCACGCCGCCGATGGCCTCCGGCGGTGGCGGTGGCGGCGGCGGTGGCGGCGGCGGCGGTGGCGGTGGTGGTGGTGGTGGCGAGCCCGCGGTCAGGACCAGCGCCAGATCGAAGACCAGGTCGCTCGAGCTCGCGCTCGCCTGGTGGACCTCGACCGCGAGCACGTTGGTGCCGGCCACCAGCAGGCCCTTGCCCGCGGTCCAGTCGAGGGTCACGTAGTTGTCGCCGGTCTCGTATCCGGGGGCCAGCGTGGTGGCCGTGATCGGCCCGGCCGGCATCGACGCCCGCCCGAGCTCGACGCCGTTGAGGTACGCGACGAAGCCGTCGTCGTAGATCGCCTCGCCGACGAGCGCGGTCACCGCGGCCGGATCGGCGACCGCGAACGACGTGACGAAGTAGGTGGTGAGGTGCTTGCTCGCCGCGCTGGGCCCGTACGACACCGTGGTCTGCAGGTAGCTCTCGCCGTAGCCGAGCGGCGCAGCGCCGGTGTGCCAGCCCACACCCGGGCTGCCTGCGGCGCGCCACGCGGTGCCCTGATCGCCGCCGGCGTCCCAGTAGCTCCACGTCGCGCCGCGCGGCACGCCGCCGATGGCGACCGGTGGCGGTGGCGGCGGTGGCGGCGGTGAGCCCGCGGTGACGACCAGCGCGAGATCGAACACCAGGTCGCTCGAGCTCGCGCCCGCCTGGTGGACCTCGACCGCGAGGACGTTGACGCCGGCGATCAGCAGGTCCGCGCGCGCGCTCCAGTCGAAGGTGACGTAGGTGTTGTTCGCCTCGTTCCCCGACGACAGCGTCGACGCGGTGACGGCCCCCGCTGGCATCGCCATCCGGCCGAGCTCGGCGCCGTTGAGGTACACGACCGCGCCGTCGTCGTACATCAGCTCGCCCAGCAGCGACGTCACCGCCGCTGGGTCGGCGACCGAGAAGTACGAGACGAAGTAGGTGGTGAGGTGCTTGCTCGCCGCGCTGGGCCCGTACGACACCGGGGTCTGCAGGTAGGTCTCGCCGTAGCCCAGCGGCGCCGCGCCGATCTCCCAGCCGAGCCCGGGGCTGGCCTGGGTGCGCCACGCGGTGCCCTGATCGCCGCCGTCGTCCCAGTAGCTCCAGGCCGCGCCGCGGGGCACGCCGCCGACCGTGACCGGCGGCGGCGGCGGTGGCGGTGGCGGCGCGCTGGTGTCCAGGCGCAGCGCGAGGTCGAACACCAGGTCGCTCGAGGTCGCGTTGGCCTGGTGGATCTCGACCGCGATC is a window from the Myxococcales bacterium genome containing:
- a CDS encoding Uma2 family endonuclease — protein: MASGRPDDCPGSGHDPARGDGRSRGCGGHAGCSGGGGGVRLGGAGRSCAADHRWGDGRGRGADPAAATRGVRAPGQGRGVRRRGDRADPRCAGRGRDRRPLARSGRGPGGGAAADPGGGHRSGAGQTPLPLGEFSAPRPDLAVTTATSHWDGGRHRTLLVIEVAGASLDKDRGPKRLLYAHAPIDEYWIVDLEQGCIEVFGDRDPALGHWASMGVRRRGDVAQHRSHPHLRLAIDDLIPLPWTTALRMDAEAATPGS
- a CDS encoding SAM-dependent methyltransferase, which codes for MSASSEPGAPPPRSGLLPWDRPRPGAPDRRAARGRRAAGDRGRAGGALLTIPGIGASRAARVTATYTQHRHLADTTTLLGAHGATAAFASRMGRHGGVAIWLPTSPAVVAAMLDLAQVTAADELIDLGAGDGVIVIAAAQRGARGLGVESNPELIATARRNAIAAGVAHLAEFAQADLFEADLSRATVITLFLGPAVNRTLRPRLLALTPGTRIVSNAWAMAEWAADGIASVATDGWRSARLWIVPADRGAWRATTGTLALAQTYQVLTGTVDDSATPVEIADSRVRRARFEFRAGAARYAGAVDGDALVGTVERDGVTRAWRATRP
- a CDS encoding InlB B-repeat-containing protein, with protein sequence MGTVTSAPAGIDCGTDCTEAYADGTTVVLTASPGAGVTFLGWTGGGCTGTGICSVTLTSDLTVQASFASNNSLVVTTAGTGTGTVTSSPAGINCGSDCSEAYAPGTVVALTATAASDSTFAGWSGACTGTGACSVTVNAATMVTATFTLNTYTLTVTRAGNGTGTVTSSPAGINCGSTCSRSYTSGTAVALSATAATGSSFAGWSGACTGTGACLVTMTQARSVTATFTLVPYTLTVTKAGTGTGTVTSSPAGISCGGTCAASFNYGTSVTLTATPTTGHTFTGWSGGCTGTGTCVISIAGPTGVTATFSAGCTTQTVDLYATQSVSIQYPQAAGNVYRDNNARAYNNPTGDCGGGSPCDITGWLHFDMTSIPDTASISAMTVNAYATTVSATPTVRVQYSSGNNWTRATVTQAALPRTTAQVGNPVAPTVNAYNAFPITISSRSWTADLVDNSLTFGLDNTNTAYTYAYFTGSDVGTNRPYLRITYCN
- a CDS encoding GreA/GreB family elongation factor; its protein translation is MSKAFTKESEDLPEPPVRRRGVPVPEFNLVTPDGLAAARAELEELTRRGGDPDRLRALTDHLATAQAVEPGDLDEVGLGATVTVEDDDGQRRQYRIVGAIEGRSEARLARRGVTARAGAVGRADRRSGRAAARGRRGRRDQLRASAAGVRSSRSRPSRALGR
- a CDS encoding HEAT repeat domain-containing protein; protein product: MANLDPAAAKDEHPLTYDEQLGRKDALDAHALVLGLRDGRAVVRANAALGLAALGHTGADLVPFLRDSHPVAARAAAEAIGHLGAAQRAHLVAIAAALDGARPEVVELIVTMLATLVGHADAELLAVLDTTDAIAARAVIEACARVGVRGLQLLQRAASDERARVRFNAVRGVGQLADLEPVTSIEVMRAVAYADEVSDVRAAALAAIAGYRRARAARRRRGARPASRCRPRSPS